In a single window of the Halobaculum lipolyticum genome:
- a CDS encoding DUF7504 family protein — translation MTGTPETLGSRGPSVRGPESTLSAALADLEDGCCVLVTGDAPDDAYRVAASRYFGDPERRRRRLLAITQADADPAGWFPEGVDPATDDDAALVGLDGTIRDSTTVAGGPAGDAVAPDSGGSPDGPDPGDGEPDADVAAIRTAVFDALDALGTDDSDRLGLRVGVYRADTLSAAVGTEPARELLREIAAETGDRGGMAHIHLPRPATGDPRDDPVVDEAAEALGDVLDVIVELRSRETAPVPEERWHILGWGTTEWNPLR, via the coding sequence ATGACCGGTACGCCCGAGACACTCGGGAGCCGCGGCCCGTCCGTCCGGGGGCCCGAATCGACGCTCTCGGCCGCGCTCGCGGACCTCGAGGACGGCTGCTGTGTGCTCGTCACGGGCGACGCGCCGGACGACGCCTACCGAGTGGCCGCCTCGCGGTACTTCGGCGACCCCGAGCGCCGCCGCCGCCGGCTGCTCGCGATCACGCAGGCGGACGCCGACCCGGCCGGGTGGTTCCCCGAGGGAGTCGACCCGGCGACCGACGACGACGCCGCGCTCGTCGGACTCGACGGCACGATCCGCGACTCCACCACCGTCGCGGGCGGTCCGGCCGGCGACGCCGTGGCGCCCGACTCCGGCGGCTCTCCGGACGGTCCCGACCCCGGAGACGGAGAACCCGATGCCGACGTCGCGGCGATCCGGACGGCCGTGTTCGACGCGCTGGACGCGCTGGGGACGGACGACTCCGACCGGCTCGGACTCCGGGTCGGGGTCTACCGCGCCGACACGCTGTCTGCGGCCGTCGGGACCGAACCGGCCCGGGAACTGCTCCGGGAGATCGCCGCCGAGACGGGCGACCGCGGCGGGATGGCGCACATCCACCTCCCGCGCCCCGCCACGGGCGACCCTCGCGACGACCCCGTCGTCGACGAGGCCGCCGAGGCGCTGGGGGACGTGCTCGACGTCATCGTCGAGTTGCGGTCGCGCGAGACGGCCCCGGTTCCCGAGGAGCGGTGGCACATCCTCGGGTGGGGGACGACCGAGTGGAACCCGCTCCGGTGA
- the hisC gene encoding histidinol-phosphate transaminase, translating into MNTRDLSANAPYVPGRGVEEVARDLGLDPDELVKLSSNENPFGPSPKAVAAAKAAAEDAHVYPKAAHADLTEKLAARWGLAPDQVWVSPGADGALDYLARATLDPGDTVLVPEPGFAYYPMSARYHHGEVATYPVEKADGFEQTADRVLDAYDGERVVYVTSPHNPAGTELPREELVALLEGVDRDTLVVADEAYGEYTDTPSAAGLLGEYGNLAVTRTFSKAYGLAGLRIGYALVPEQWADAYARVNTPFAANAVALDAAIAALDDDDHVEKSVETARWAREYIREHLDAPTFDSAGNFVLAEVGDGSAVAERAQERGVIVRDTGSFGLPDCVRVSCGTEAATREAVATLNDVLAELDRGAEA; encoded by the coding sequence ATGAACACGCGCGACCTCTCGGCGAACGCGCCGTACGTCCCCGGCCGCGGCGTCGAGGAGGTGGCCCGCGACCTCGGGCTCGACCCCGACGAACTCGTGAAGCTCTCGTCGAACGAGAACCCGTTCGGGCCGTCGCCGAAGGCCGTCGCGGCGGCGAAAGCGGCCGCCGAGGACGCCCACGTCTACCCCAAGGCGGCCCACGCGGACCTCACGGAGAAGCTGGCGGCGCGGTGGGGGCTGGCCCCCGACCAAGTGTGGGTCAGCCCCGGCGCCGACGGCGCGCTGGACTACCTCGCGCGGGCGACGCTCGACCCGGGTGACACGGTGCTCGTCCCGGAACCGGGGTTCGCCTACTACCCGATGAGCGCGCGCTACCACCACGGCGAGGTGGCGACGTACCCCGTCGAGAAGGCCGACGGCTTCGAACAGACGGCCGACCGGGTCCTCGACGCCTACGACGGCGAGCGGGTCGTGTACGTCACGTCCCCGCACAACCCCGCGGGCACGGAACTCCCACGCGAGGAACTCGTCGCGCTGCTGGAGGGCGTCGACAGGGACACGCTCGTCGTCGCCGACGAGGCGTACGGCGAGTACACCGACACGCCGTCGGCGGCGGGGCTGCTCGGCGAGTACGGGAACCTCGCGGTCACACGCACCTTCTCGAAGGCGTACGGGCTGGCGGGCCTGCGCATCGGCTACGCGCTCGTCCCCGAGCAGTGGGCCGACGCGTACGCCCGGGTGAACACGCCGTTCGCCGCCAACGCCGTCGCCCTCGACGCGGCAATCGCCGCGCTCGACGACGACGACCACGTCGAGAAGAGCGTCGAGACGGCGCGGTGGGCGCGCGAGTACATCCGCGAGCACCTCGACGCGCCGACGTTCGACAGCGCGGGCAACTTCGTGCTCGCCGAGGTCGGCGACGGCTCGGCGGTCGCCGAGCGCGCACAGGAACGGGGCGTCATCGTCCGCGACACCGGGTCGTTCGGTCTCCCCGACTGTGTCCGCGTCTCCTGCGGGACGGAGGCGGCGACCCGCGAGGCCGTGGCGACGCTGAACGACGTGCTGGCGGAACTCGACCGCGGGGCCGAAGCGTGA
- a CDS encoding cation:proton antiporter regulatory subunit: protein MRVFETELPGVGRRYSVTFPDGGQFVIVHRNDGRRRTYWRGDAEGDSEPLFELTESQARTIGELFDGSYFSPVAADLEDAFEEAPIRSIRIEPESPVAGETIRQTGMRSRTGASILAIRRGDDLLSNPDPDTTIRAGDTLVVVGTEDAYDELDRLLSR from the coding sequence ATGCGCGTATTCGAGACCGAGCTTCCCGGGGTCGGCCGCCGGTACTCCGTGACGTTCCCCGACGGCGGGCAGTTCGTCATCGTCCACCGAAACGACGGGCGCCGCCGGACGTACTGGCGGGGCGACGCGGAGGGGGACAGCGAGCCGCTGTTCGAGCTCACCGAGTCGCAGGCGCGCACGATCGGCGAACTGTTCGACGGGAGCTACTTCTCGCCGGTCGCGGCGGACCTGGAGGACGCCTTCGAGGAGGCGCCGATCCGGTCGATCCGGATCGAGCCGGAGTCGCCGGTCGCGGGCGAGACGATCCGGCAGACGGGGATGCGAAGCCGGACCGGCGCGTCGATCCTCGCGATCCGTCGCGGCGACGACCTCCTGTCGAACCCGGACCCCGACACCACGATCCGGGCGGGCGACACGCTCGTCGTCGTCGGGACGGAGGACGCCTACGACGAACTCGACCGGCTGCTCTCGCGGTAG
- a CDS encoding adenylate kinase family protein: MSGSVDRLVVTGTPGTGKTTATDRLAADRGVDVVHLNDLIREAELYTERDEERDSLVADLDAVADRLGDWTGVVDSHLAHYLDADRVAVLRCRPDVLERRLVERGEGEASARENRESEALDVILGEAVDRFGTERVYEIDTTDRDPDAVAVELGRVLDGEREPSAGDVDFVEYL, from the coding sequence GTGAGCGGGAGCGTCGACCGGCTCGTCGTCACCGGCACGCCCGGGACGGGGAAGACGACCGCGACGGACCGGCTCGCCGCCGACCGCGGCGTCGACGTCGTCCACCTGAACGACCTGATCCGGGAGGCGGAACTGTACACCGAACGCGACGAGGAGCGCGACTCGCTGGTCGCGGATCTGGACGCCGTGGCCGACCGGCTCGGCGACTGGACGGGCGTCGTCGACTCCCACCTCGCACACTACCTCGACGCCGACCGCGTGGCGGTGTTGCGGTGCCGGCCGGACGTCCTCGAACGACGGCTCGTCGAGCGCGGCGAGGGCGAGGCGAGCGCGCGGGAGAACCGCGAGAGCGAGGCGCTGGACGTGATCCTCGGCGAGGCGGTCGACCGCTTCGGCACGGAACGGGTGTACGAGATAGACACGACCGACCGCGATCCCGACGCGGTCGCGGTCGAGTTGGGCCGGGTGCTCGACGGCGAGCGCGAGCCGTCGGCCGGCGACGTGGACTTCGTGGAGTACCTATGA
- a CDS encoding DUF7503 family protein — protein sequence MSESDTTMTEFLADHPRMMGALFTLVLLLSSAGSVAGSQAATAGP from the coding sequence ATGTCCGAAAGCGACACCACGATGACGGAGTTCCTGGCCGACCACCCGCGGATGATGGGCGCGCTGTTCACGCTGGTCCTGCTGCTGTCGAGCGCGGGGAGCGTCGCCGGCTCTCAAGCGGCTACTGCTGGACCGTAG
- a CDS encoding CDP-alcohol phosphatidyltransferase family protein: MTLDQFRPWAEKGLSPFVRAADSLGLSPDGVSVIAFGCAVAAGVAFGLAPPSESPLAYVAGSVLVFANGWLDLVDGALARAQGTDSSGGDLLDHVLDRYADIAVLVGLAAGVGRYGIGLAAVTGVLMTSYLGTQIQAVGIGREYGGLLGRADRLALIGVGGVVAAVVPGPLVAGLGVVALLLVVFAVVGHFTAVQRFWGAWSELN, from the coding sequence ATGACGCTGGACCAGTTCAGACCGTGGGCGGAGAAGGGACTGTCGCCGTTCGTGCGGGCGGCCGACTCGCTCGGCCTGTCGCCCGACGGCGTGAGCGTGATCGCGTTCGGCTGCGCCGTCGCCGCGGGCGTCGCCTTCGGGCTGGCACCGCCGTCGGAGTCGCCGCTCGCGTACGTCGCCGGGTCGGTGCTGGTGTTCGCGAACGGCTGGCTCGACCTCGTCGACGGCGCGCTGGCGCGGGCACAGGGGACCGACTCCTCCGGCGGCGACCTCCTCGACCACGTGCTCGACCGGTACGCCGACATCGCGGTGCTGGTCGGTCTCGCCGCCGGCGTCGGCCGCTACGGCATCGGACTCGCCGCGGTGACGGGCGTGTTGATGACCTCCTACCTCGGCACCCAGATCCAGGCCGTCGGCATCGGCCGCGAGTACGGCGGCCTGCTCGGCCGCGCGGACCGACTCGCGCTGATCGGGGTCGGCGGCGTCGTCGCCGCGGTCGTTCCCGGCCCGCTCGTCGCCGGGTTGGGCGTCGTCGCGCTCCTGCTGGTCGTGTTCGCGGTCGTGGGACACTTCACCGCCGTCCAGCGGTTCTGGGGCGCTTGGTCGGAGTTGAACTGA
- a CDS encoding helicase HerA domain-containing protein → MSDETITVADVSDGVGGEAELSPGTPISLPVVEILTGRGFITGKSGSGKSNTASVVIEKLLSNSFPVLIVDSDGEYYGLKEEFEILHVGADEECDIQVSAEHAGKIASLALEQNVPIILDVSGYLDEDEASELIRETARQLFAKEKKLKKPFLMLVEECHEYIPEGAGMDKTGKTLIKIGKRGRKHGLGIVGISQRPADVKKDFITQCDWLCWHRLTWDNDTKVVSRILGSEYGEAIEDMGDGEAFLMTDWAESIRRVQFRRKTTFDAGATPGLDDFERPDLKSVSGDLVSELKTITDERERTESELADLRQELDKKNQRITQLERELEEAQDMSEMADTFAQALLQKAEAPYRGGAGRNLRRGSADAPVGPDANGSAPEPQRREADDEFGNPVTADQSELHDYEEPGGPEAEAAAEHEAATEPAAGDGGGDGNEDGSAGAASEAGAGSGAAATAVAATNGARNGEANGASPERVADAVPPTDGVDISPARSRSGFDGSGGDATAFVAGDELRHREAVVAGFVRAIRSLEDVTRGMLAAYRSAGRSTPFDTHRAANGSGDRTYAYARNKVLRRAGFVEHRSRGEYAYTLPDLVRRVYGDHAGEQELVEVVAEIESTAGLDPDLAP, encoded by the coding sequence ATGAGCGACGAGACCATCACCGTCGCGGACGTGAGCGACGGCGTCGGCGGGGAGGCGGAACTGTCCCCGGGGACGCCCATCTCGCTCCCGGTGGTCGAGATCCTGACGGGACGGGGGTTCATCACGGGGAAGTCCGGCAGCGGGAAGTCCAACACCGCCTCCGTCGTCATCGAGAAGCTGCTCTCGAACAGTTTCCCCGTGCTGATCGTCGACTCCGACGGCGAGTACTACGGGCTGAAAGAGGAGTTCGAGATCCTCCACGTCGGCGCCGACGAGGAGTGCGACATCCAGGTGTCGGCCGAGCACGCGGGCAAGATCGCCTCGCTCGCGCTCGAACAGAACGTCCCGATCATCCTCGACGTGTCGGGGTACCTCGACGAGGACGAGGCCTCGGAGCTGATCCGCGAGACCGCCAGACAGCTGTTCGCCAAGGAGAAGAAACTGAAGAAGCCGTTCCTCATGCTCGTCGAGGAGTGCCACGAGTACATCCCCGAGGGCGCGGGGATGGACAAGACCGGCAAGACCCTCATCAAGATCGGCAAGCGCGGCCGGAAACACGGCCTCGGCATCGTCGGCATCTCCCAGCGCCCGGCCGACGTGAAGAAGGACTTCATCACCCAGTGCGACTGGCTCTGTTGGCACCGGCTCACCTGGGACAACGACACGAAGGTCGTCTCCCGGATCCTCGGCAGCGAGTACGGCGAGGCCATCGAGGACATGGGCGACGGCGAGGCGTTCCTGATGACCGACTGGGCCGAGTCCATCAGGAGAGTCCAGTTCCGCCGCAAGACGACGTTCGACGCCGGCGCGACGCCCGGTCTCGACGACTTCGAGCGCCCGGACCTGAAGTCCGTCTCCGGCGACCTCGTCTCGGAGCTGAAGACGATCACCGACGAGCGCGAGCGCACCGAGTCCGAACTGGCGGACCTCCGCCAGGAACTGGACAAGAAGAACCAGCGCATCACCCAACTCGAACGGGAACTGGAGGAGGCGCAGGACATGTCAGAGATGGCCGACACGTTCGCGCAGGCGCTGTTGCAGAAGGCGGAGGCGCCGTACCGCGGCGGCGCCGGGCGGAACCTCCGACGCGGCAGCGCCGACGCCCCGGTCGGCCCCGATGCGAACGGCTCCGCGCCGGAGCCGCAGCGGCGTGAGGCGGACGACGAGTTCGGCAACCCCGTCACGGCCGACCAGTCGGAGCTACACGACTACGAGGAACCCGGCGGCCCCGAAGCGGAGGCGGCGGCCGAACACGAGGCGGCGACCGAACCCGCCGCCGGCGACGGAGGCGGTGACGGGAACGAGGACGGAAGCGCGGGCGCGGCGTCGGAGGCGGGCGCCGGGAGCGGCGCCGCGGCGACCGCGGTGGCCGCGACGAACGGCGCGAGGAACGGGGAGGCGAACGGCGCGAGTCCGGAGCGTGTCGCCGACGCGGTGCCGCCGACCGACGGCGTCGACATCTCGCCGGCGCGGTCGCGCTCCGGCTTCGACGGGAGCGGCGGCGACGCGACCGCGTTCGTCGCCGGCGACGAACTCAGACACCGGGAGGCGGTCGTCGCCGGCTTCGTCCGCGCGATCCGGTCGCTGGAGGACGTCACCCGCGGGATGCTGGCGGCGTACCGCTCGGCGGGTCGGTCGACGCCGTTCGACACCCACCGCGCGGCGAACGGCTCCGGGGACCGGACGTACGCGTACGCCCGGAACAAGGTGCTCCGGCGCGCCGGCTTCGTCGAACACCGCAGCCGCGGCGAGTACGCCTACACCCTCCCCGACCTGGTCCGCCGGGTGTACGGCGACCACGCCGGCGAACAGGAACTCGTCGAGGTCGTCGCCGAGATCGAGTCGACGGCCGGACTCGACCCGGATCTGGCGCCGTGA
- a CDS encoding multiprotein bridging factor aMBF1 has translation MPQCEMCGAEKASLTTTKVEGAELELCSDCSDFGTEVRTESSSAASTKYSTSSSSSSSSSSSSSSSSSSSSSTRRRRDMFDDMETVAADYDDRIRQAREATGMSQEELAKDINEKASVIRKLERGDILPSDGVQSKLEKKLGISLVEGEDVDDAEWEGSSSGGMTLGDVVKRNEN, from the coding sequence ATGCCCCAGTGTGAGATGTGCGGCGCGGAGAAGGCGTCGCTCACCACCACGAAAGTCGAGGGCGCGGAGCTGGAGCTGTGTTCGGACTGCTCGGACTTCGGCACCGAGGTCCGCACCGAGAGCAGCTCCGCCGCCTCGACGAAGTACTCCACCTCCTCGTCGTCTTCCTCGTCGTCCTCGTCGAGTTCGTCGAGTTCGTCGTCGTCCTCGTCGTCGACGCGGCGCCGCCGCGACATGTTCGACGACATGGAGACGGTCGCGGCCGACTACGACGACCGGATCCGGCAGGCCCGCGAGGCGACCGGCATGAGCCAGGAGGAACTGGCGAAAGACATCAACGAGAAGGCCTCGGTCATCCGGAAGCTGGAGCGCGGCGACATCCTCCCCTCCGACGGCGTCCAGTCGAAGTTGGAGAAGAAGCTCGGCATCTCCCTGGTCGAGGGCGAGGACGTCGACGACGCCGAGTGGGAGGGGTCCTCCTCGGGCGGGATGACCCTCGGCGACGTCGTCAAGCGAAACGAGAACTGA
- a CDS encoding archaellin/type IV pilin N-terminal domain-containing protein — protein MFEFITDEEERGQVGIGTLIVFIAMVLVAAIAAGVLINTAGFLQSKSQETGQQSSKQVSDRLQEVVTVGQVNTASNTIDAVNVTVTQAPGAGEIDLSNATINWIGPAGTKTLTHDSTSEGGWQFNTTSVKNTDNSNTVLNDADDRFSINFDLNSTTAPNSPAELPEGEEVTIKINTMAGATTSIRFTVPESLGQKTAVEL, from the coding sequence ATGTTCGAATTCATCACAGACGAGGAAGAGCGGGGGCAGGTCGGTATCGGGACACTCATCGTGTTCATCGCGATGGTGCTCGTGGCGGCGATCGCCGCGGGCGTCCTGATCAACACCGCCGGCTTCCTCCAGAGCAAGTCGCAGGAGACCGGACAACAGTCGAGCAAACAGGTCAGTGACCGCCTGCAGGAGGTCGTCACGGTCGGGCAGGTCAACACGGCCAGCAACACGATCGACGCGGTCAACGTGACGGTCACGCAGGCGCCCGGCGCCGGCGAGATCGACCTCTCGAACGCGACGATCAACTGGATCGGCCCGGCCGGGACGAAGACGCTGACCCACGACAGCACGAGCGAGGGCGGCTGGCAGTTCAACACGACGTCGGTCAAGAACACCGACAACTCGAACACGGTGCTGAACGACGCGGACGACCGCTTCAGCATCAACTTCGACCTGAACTCGACGACCGCCCCGAACTCGCCCGCCGAGCTCCCCGAGGGCGAGGAAGTGACGATCAAGATCAACACGATGGCCGGCGCGACCACGAGCATCCGCTTCACCGTGCCCGAGTCGCTCGGGCAGAAGACGGCCGTCGAACTGTAG
- a CDS encoding fumarylacetoacetate hydrolase family protein: protein MRHARIRDPAGTVRSGSYDDGVVTAAGEAFDTARDDVDLLAPCEPSKIVCVGRNYADHAEELGNEVPDRPLLFLKPPNAVADPQSTVTLPAGKERVDHEAEIAFVIGEQARNVAADEAMEYVTGFTCLNDVSNRDDQNREQNWVRGKAFDGSAPIGPCVADPEHVPDDAAVELRVNGETRQSSSRDFFMFSIPDLVEEITTYLTLEPGDVVATGTPAGVAPLSDGDRVEVEVEGVGVLEHDVRQG, encoded by the coding sequence ATGCGACACGCCCGTATCCGCGACCCCGCAGGCACCGTCCGCAGCGGCAGCTACGACGACGGCGTCGTGACCGCCGCCGGCGAGGCGTTCGACACGGCCCGCGACGACGTCGACCTCCTCGCGCCGTGTGAGCCCTCGAAGATCGTCTGCGTCGGCCGCAACTACGCCGACCACGCCGAGGAACTCGGCAACGAGGTGCCCGACCGACCGCTGCTGTTCCTCAAACCGCCGAACGCGGTCGCCGACCCGCAGTCGACGGTGACGCTGCCGGCCGGGAAAGAGCGCGTCGACCACGAGGCAGAGATCGCGTTCGTGATCGGCGAGCAGGCGCGCAACGTCGCCGCCGACGAGGCGATGGAGTACGTGACGGGGTTCACCTGCCTGAACGACGTGTCGAACCGCGACGACCAGAACCGCGAGCAGAACTGGGTGCGCGGCAAGGCGTTCGACGGCTCCGCGCCGATCGGCCCGTGCGTCGCCGACCCCGAGCACGTCCCCGACGACGCCGCGGTCGAGTTGCGGGTGAACGGCGAGACGCGGCAGTCGTCCTCGCGCGACTTCTTCATGTTCTCGATCCCCGACCTCGTCGAGGAGATCACGACGTACCTCACCCTCGAACCCGGCGACGTGGTCGCGACCGGCACGCCCGCCGGCGTCGCGCCGCTGTCCGACGGCGACCGCGTCGAGGTGGAGGTCGAGGGCGTCGGGGTCCTCGAACACGACGTGCGACAGGGTTGA
- the hflX gene encoding GTPase HflX, whose translation MNTRERLDGGRAVVAARDADATPDTTEIRRLAAAAGYDVVGELTQRRAEDLRYNVGAGKARELADLVAATGADAVVFDGDLSPGQYTDLVELLPDGTALVDRYRLVLEIFADGAGSTAATTQVRLATLRYELPRVRRATEESLLNAATEKGSPVLDVERRIDALEAKLDGITDAAADRRERRREAGFDLVALAGYTNAGKSTLLRRLADDLDVDVDDAGGGGGDDDRADGDRHPDLAETATVEDRLFETLETTTRRATLGGRRVLLTDTVGLVADLPHDLVRSFSATLDEVGAADAVLAVVDASDPPERLRRRLETTVDVLAADATGPVVPVVNKADRPDDAALAAALAVVDEVLADSDVDSRDPVAVSALDGENLDALRAAVVDALPGATATFAVPNAAESQAFVSWLHEHGDADVTYRPESIAVSFAGRLSVVAEAERRAADLAASDASDASDAGVAGEGEGE comes from the coding sequence GTGAACACACGAGAGAGACTCGACGGCGGGCGCGCGGTCGTCGCCGCCCGCGACGCGGACGCGACGCCCGACACGACGGAGATCCGGCGCCTCGCCGCGGCCGCCGGCTACGACGTGGTCGGGGAACTGACACAGAGACGCGCGGAGGACCTGCGGTACAACGTCGGCGCGGGGAAGGCGCGGGAGTTGGCCGACCTCGTCGCGGCGACGGGCGCCGACGCGGTGGTCTTCGACGGCGACCTCTCCCCGGGGCAGTACACCGACCTGGTGGAGTTGCTGCCGGACGGAACCGCGCTGGTCGACCGCTACCGGCTGGTGCTCGAGATCTTCGCCGACGGCGCCGGGTCGACCGCGGCGACGACGCAGGTCCGGCTCGCGACGCTCCGCTACGAGTTGCCCAGAGTGCGCCGCGCGACCGAGGAGTCGTTGCTGAACGCGGCGACGGAGAAGGGGTCGCCCGTCCTCGACGTCGAACGGCGGATCGACGCGCTGGAGGCGAAACTGGACGGGATCACCGACGCCGCCGCGGACCGCCGCGAGCGACGCCGCGAGGCGGGGTTCGACCTCGTCGCGCTGGCGGGGTACACGAACGCCGGGAAGTCGACGCTGCTCCGGCGACTGGCCGACGACCTCGACGTCGACGTCGACGATGCCGGAGGCGGAGGCGGAGACGACGACCGTGCGGACGGCGACCGCCACCCGGATCTGGCGGAGACGGCGACCGTCGAGGACCGCCTGTTCGAGACGCTGGAGACGACGACGCGCCGGGCGACGCTGGGCGGCCGCCGGGTACTCCTCACCGACACGGTCGGCTTGGTGGCGGATCTACCCCACGACCTGGTCCGCTCGTTCTCGGCGACGCTCGACGAGGTCGGCGCCGCGGACGCGGTGCTCGCTGTCGTCGACGCGAGCGACCCTCCCGAGCGACTCCGCCGCCGGCTGGAGACGACCGTCGACGTGCTCGCGGCCGACGCGACCGGCCCGGTGGTCCCCGTCGTGAACAAAGCCGACCGGCCGGACGACGCGGCGCTGGCGGCCGCGCTCGCGGTCGTCGACGAGGTGCTCGCCGACAGCGACGTCGACAGCCGGGACCCCGTGGCGGTCAGCGCGCTCGACGGGGAGAACCTCGACGCCCTCCGTGCGGCCGTGGTCGACGCGCTCCCCGGCGCGACCGCCACCTTCGCGGTGCCGAACGCGGCCGAGTCGCAGGCGTTCGTCTCGTGGCTCCACGAACACGGCGACGCCGACGTGACGTACCGCCCGGAGTCGATCGCGGTGTCGTTCGCGGGACGGCTCTCGGTCGTGGCCGAGGCCGAGCGCCGCGCGGCCGACCTCGCCGCCAGCGACGCCAGCGACGCCAGCGACGCCGGAGTCGCGGGCGAGGGCGAAGGCGAGTAG
- the tpiA gene encoding triose-phosphate isomerase, with product MTDSDTLILVNLKAYPCDPVEIAEACATVADDTGARVAVAPQAAHLAAVADTGVETWAQHVSPVEHGSHTGSTLAEAVADAGATGTLINHSENRLKLADIDASLAAAERAGLETCVCANNPAQSGAAAALGPDAVAVEPPELIGGDVSVASADPAIVEDSVAAVGAVDADVDLFCGAGVSTGEDVAAAGELGATGVLLASGVAKADDPEAVLRDLVSGL from the coding sequence GTGACCGACTCCGACACCCTGATCCTCGTCAACCTGAAGGCGTACCCGTGTGACCCCGTCGAGATCGCCGAGGCGTGTGCGACCGTCGCCGACGACACCGGCGCGCGCGTCGCCGTCGCGCCGCAGGCGGCCCACCTCGCTGCCGTGGCCGACACGGGCGTCGAGACGTGGGCACAGCACGTCTCCCCCGTCGAACACGGGAGCCACACCGGCTCGACGCTCGCGGAAGCCGTCGCCGACGCCGGCGCGACGGGGACGCTGATCAACCACTCCGAGAACCGCCTGAAGCTGGCCGACATCGACGCGTCGCTGGCGGCGGCCGAGCGCGCCGGCTTGGAGACGTGCGTCTGTGCGAACAACCCCGCACAGTCGGGCGCGGCCGCCGCGCTCGGTCCCGACGCCGTCGCGGTCGAACCGCCGGAACTCATCGGCGGCGACGTCTCCGTCGCCAGCGCCGACCCGGCCATCGTCGAGGACTCCGTCGCGGCCGTCGGGGCGGTCGACGCCGACGTCGACCTGTTCTGCGGCGCCGGCGTCTCGACCGGCGAAGACGTCGCCGCCGCCGGCGAGTTGGGCGCGACGGGCGTGCTGCTCGCCTCCGGCGTCGCGAAGGCCGACGACCCCGAGGCCGTGCTGCGGGACCTCGTCTCCGGGCTGTAA